One Nicotiana sylvestris chromosome 12, ASM39365v2, whole genome shotgun sequence genomic window carries:
- the LOC138883464 gene encoding uncharacterized protein: MDGEYESLKTYFPDEEVSFIGEDITESYDGWRMFFDGAANFKGVGIEAVLVSEIGQHYRVYAKLKFPCTNNMAEYEAYILGLKMAIDMNIQELLVIRDSDLLIHQVRKEWAIKNSKILPYLYHVQELRKRFTKTEFQHVPRVQNEFADTLANLSSMIEHPYKNFIYRIPVKIYDQPAYCAHVDEESNGKPWFHDIKEYLARGEYPELANTTQKRILRRLSNNFFHSGGILYRRTPDLGLLRYVDAREASRLLGEIHTGTCGPHMNGFVLAKKILRAGYFWMTMETDYVQYVRKCHRCQIHADMIKVPPNELDATSSSWPFAAWGMDVIGPIKPTASNRHRFILVAIDYFTK; encoded by the coding sequence atggacggagaatacgaatccttaaagacgtattttcctgacgaggaggtatccttcataggagaagacattacagaatcctatgatggttggagaatgtttttcgacggagcagcaaatttcaaaggagttggcatagaaGCAGTTCTAGTATCAGAAATAGGTCAGCATTATCGGGTGTACGCCAAACTCaagttcccctgcaccaacaacatggccgagtacgaagcctacatcttgggactcaagatggccattgacatgaacatccaagagttgctagtaatcagggattcagacttgcttatacatcaggtccgaaaaGAATGGGCaatcaagaactccaagatactcccttatctgtatcatgtacaggagttgagaaagagattcacaaagacagaattccagcatgttcccagagtccagaatgagtttgccgatacATTGGCTAACCTGTCCTCTATGATAGAACATCCATATAAGAACTTCATTTATCGTATTCCGGTGAAGATTTATGATCAGCCAGcctactgtgctcatgttgaTGAAGAATCgaacggaaaaccttggtttcatgatatcaaggaatacctggcaagaggagaatacccagagcttgcCAACACCACTCAGAAGCGCATACTTCGGAGGTTATCTAATaatttcttccacagcggaggaatcctgtataggaggactcctgatttgggattattaaggtatgtcgatgcaagggaagcatccaggctactagggGAAATCCATACTGGGacatgcggtccacatatgaacggttttgtcttagccaagaagatactccgggctggttacttttggatgactatggaaacggactacgtccagtatgtccgaaagtgccatcgctgtcagatacatgcggacatgataaaggtgcccccAAATGAGCTTGATGCAACAAGCTCAtcgtggccgttcgccgcttggggaatggatgtcatcggacctatCAAGCCCACCGCATCAAAcaggcataggttcattctagtggcaattgattatttcaccaaatag